Proteins encoded by one window of Desulfobaculum bizertense DSM 18034:
- a CDS encoding Hsp20/alpha crystallin family protein has translation MPDLRLWSDGQLLQLREEMDKLFDGFCSDMGLPSVSCLQSDEMTICREDERIVISQPLPGYDAEDIEISLTEKVLGIEAQTKSEREYSHFSRTLELPCRVDPKTATATISSGVLTIRLNRTAAPKARRIPVIAK, from the coding sequence ATGCCTGATTTGCGTCTGTGGAGTGATGGTCAGCTCCTGCAGTTACGGGAAGAGATGGACAAGCTTTTTGACGGTTTTTGTTCAGATATGGGCTTACCGTCTGTGAGTTGTCTTCAGAGCGACGAGATGACGATATGTCGAGAGGACGAGCGCATAGTGATATCCCAGCCTTTACCGGGCTATGATGCTGAGGACATAGAGATTTCGTTAACGGAGAAGGTACTGGGGATAGAGGCGCAGACGAAGAGTGAGCGTGAATACAGTCATTTTAGTCGTACGCTGGAGTTACCGTGTCGAGTGGACCCTAAGACGGCGACGGCGACGATATCGAGTGGAGTGCTTACGATTCGCTTAAACCGGACGGCAGCGCCGAAGGCTCGGCGGATACCTGTTATTGCCAAATAA